A genomic window from Rhizobium sp. EC-SD404 includes:
- a CDS encoding translocation/assembly module TamB domain-containing protein, whose product MTRFLLLILAILFAGPAFAQEEEAETRSAFTRFVENQLSAENRQIRLRGIQGALSSEAVIGEITVADREGVWLRIVNARIDWTRSALLRGRLDIESLTADRIEVSRQPVPAEGAPAPEAGGFALPELPVAVRLEQLTVPEVFFGQTVFGLESVLSVNGGITLADGALETNLAIERLDGPGGSLTLALAYANATEELNLDLAVSEPQDGILANLLSIEDRPAVDLSLAGSGPLGDLTVALTLDADGTRVVSGTSRLERTAAGLAVDADVEGAIARLVAPAFRDFFGESASLSVDALVRDEGGLAVEALTIDTASLSVNAAAETSADNFLRRLRLEATLADPAGDAVILPVAGGDSSVRQARLTVDYGADASENWSGALTVDGLETATLAADGVDLTFGGIAAALDDPENRRVTFNVEGAMTGIETEDEAVANAIGQRLDLAIDGAWSSGSAVDLTRAELSGEALALRLAGAIEEFVYTGTIGIVAESIAPFADLAGRPLAGSIDLSADGTLAPISGAFDLTLDGSGTGLQVGTPALDALIESTVQLSGRLARGEAGFEAGDFRIENDQFSLVADGVYSTERADIALDIMLADLALVSEDASGRLTLTGTATGDGGPVALDLQGGIPSGTLVDRPLREATFGFQGNVIGVDATTGSPYGNGVEGELLVDAFLDGQRIGLNADLFASPERRALDNLDFRAGGATIAGSVAQNADGLLSGTITLDAPDIETLAALALQDATGTANADIEFIIVDGRQDAVVSADLSNIAAEAVTLSSARIDATIEDLFEVPKIDGAVEAAGLEAGGTVVERLNATANRQGALTDFTANANLAGGTTIALSGALEDIETGFRVALAELALTQGQTAARLLQPAEILVEGERYTLGDIVLDVAGGEIRASGTVAEEINLDVAIRALPLAIANTVMPDLQAAGTVNGTAQIRGTRDAPDITFDVEGRGITAAPVRELGLGTISVDASGRSSGNRVNIDSQLAAAGGINVDVSGSAPIGEGQLALDVTVNELPLATIDVLAGNQGLQGRVSADAQVTGTIAAPVVAFDVTGSGVSASVLASNGITPLGIAANGRFAGQAVALSSATVTNGQGIDISASGTVPLSGSGLNVNVQGSAPLSIANVALAERGTRVDGTVELSVRASGSIADPRFDGMVSTSNAAVLDPDTNVQLRGINVMASIQGQQVTINTFQAGLSTGGTITVGGTISLDAGAGFPANINIVLDQTRYADGDFLIVTASGNLAVTGGLIRDPLVSGTVNIDNAEIGIPEGGGGANGLTDVRHIDPPPAVAATLDRARLRQDGEMPVPTSRPSVVQFDIQVNANNQIFVRGRGLDAELGGSLRITGPATNVEPVGAFELIRGRLSILGRRIVFDEGNVTLIGDLDPFVNLTASSQSGDTTVIITVSGRASDIQIDFSSQPELPEDEVISRLIFDRGISELSAFQIAQLAAAVAELSGGQNTSLLGQLRQSTGLDDLDVVTDDEGNAALRAGRYLRDNVYLGIQAGSGDSSEVTIDLDITENLKARGAAGADGDTSLGIFFERDY is encoded by the coding sequence TTGACCCGTTTTCTCCTCCTCATCCTTGCCATTCTGTTCGCCGGTCCTGCCTTTGCGCAGGAAGAGGAAGCGGAGACGCGCTCGGCCTTCACGCGCTTCGTCGAAAATCAGCTGTCGGCTGAAAACCGGCAGATCCGTCTGCGCGGCATCCAGGGCGCCCTGTCATCCGAGGCCGTGATTGGCGAGATTACCGTCGCCGACCGCGAAGGCGTATGGCTGCGGATCGTCAATGCGCGCATCGACTGGACCCGCTCGGCCCTTCTGCGCGGGCGGCTCGACATTGAAAGCCTGACGGCCGACCGCATCGAGGTCAGCCGTCAGCCTGTACCGGCTGAGGGTGCTCCCGCACCGGAAGCCGGTGGTTTTGCGCTTCCCGAATTGCCCGTCGCGGTTCGATTGGAACAGCTTACCGTGCCGGAAGTGTTCTTTGGTCAGACTGTCTTCGGTCTGGAGTCGGTGCTGTCAGTCAATGGCGGCATCACGCTCGCGGACGGCGCTTTGGAAACGAACCTCGCCATCGAGAGGCTCGATGGCCCGGGCGGTTCGCTCACACTTGCGCTCGCCTATGCCAATGCCACCGAAGAGCTCAATCTCGATCTTGCCGTCTCGGAGCCGCAAGACGGCATTCTGGCCAATCTGCTCTCGATCGAAGATCGCCCCGCGGTTGACCTCAGCCTCGCGGGCTCTGGACCCCTCGGCGATCTGACGGTTGCGTTGACGCTGGATGCCGACGGGACGCGAGTCGTGTCCGGTACATCGCGTCTGGAGCGAACCGCAGCGGGCTTGGCGGTCGACGCCGATGTCGAAGGCGCGATTGCCCGTCTCGTGGCGCCGGCATTCCGCGACTTTTTTGGTGAGAGTGCCAGCCTGAGCGTGGACGCTCTCGTGCGCGACGAAGGCGGACTGGCTGTCGAGGCACTGACCATCGACACCGCCTCTCTTTCCGTGAATGCCGCGGCAGAGACCAGCGCGGACAATTTCCTCCGGCGCCTGCGGCTTGAAGCCACTCTGGCCGATCCAGCGGGCGACGCCGTCATCCTGCCTGTGGCCGGCGGCGATTCGAGCGTGCGGCAAGCGCGGCTGACGGTCGATTATGGAGCCGACGCTTCGGAGAACTGGTCGGGTGCCTTGACGGTCGACGGGCTGGAAACCGCAACGCTTGCGGCAGACGGCGTTGACCTCACCTTCGGCGGTATCGCTGCCGCCCTGGACGATCCGGAAAATCGGCGTGTGACCTTCAACGTCGAAGGCGCGATGACGGGGATCGAGACCGAAGACGAGGCCGTGGCCAACGCCATTGGGCAGAGGCTCGATCTGGCAATCGATGGCGCATGGTCCTCGGGCAGCGCCGTCGATCTGACGCGCGCCGAACTGAGCGGCGAGGCGCTGGCGCTCCGACTTGCCGGCGCCATCGAAGAATTCGTCTATACGGGCACCATCGGCATCGTGGCCGAGAGCATCGCGCCCTTCGCAGATCTCGCCGGGCGGCCGCTTGCCGGCAGCATCGATCTGTCCGCCGATGGAACGCTGGCGCCGATTTCGGGAGCATTCGATCTGACGCTCGACGGCAGCGGCACCGGCCTGCAGGTCGGCACGCCGGCGCTCGACGCTTTGATCGAGAGCACCGTGCAGCTGTCGGGCAGGCTTGCCCGTGGCGAAGCAGGTTTCGAGGCCGGTGATTTCCGCATCGAGAATGATCAGTTCAGCCTGGTTGCCGATGGGGTTTATTCGACCGAACGCGCCGATATCGCGCTCGACATTATGCTTGCCGATCTCGCCCTCGTGAGCGAAGACGCATCTGGCCGGCTGACCTTGACGGGCACCGCGACCGGCGACGGCGGTCCCGTCGCGCTCGATCTTCAGGGCGGCATTCCGAGCGGCACACTCGTTGACCGACCGCTGCGCGAGGCGACTTTCGGCTTCCAGGGCAACGTGATCGGCGTCGATGCGACGACGGGTTCGCCCTATGGCAACGGCGTCGAAGGCGAGTTGCTGGTGGATGCCTTCCTCGATGGGCAGCGCATCGGTCTCAACGCCGATCTGTTTGCTTCTCCGGAGCGCCGTGCCCTCGACAATCTCGATTTCCGTGCAGGCGGGGCAACGATTGCCGGCTCGGTGGCGCAGAATGCCGATGGCCTCCTGAGCGGCACGATCACGCTCGATGCGCCTGACATCGAGACCCTGGCGGCGCTCGCGCTTCAGGACGCGACCGGCACGGCCAACGCAGATATCGAATTCATCATCGTCGATGGGCGTCAGGACGCGGTCGTTTCCGCCGATCTTTCCAACATCGCCGCGGAGGCCGTCACGCTGTCCTCCGCGCGGATCGATGCGACCATCGAAGACCTTTTCGAAGTTCCGAAGATCGACGGCGCGGTGGAAGCCGCAGGCCTCGAAGCGGGTGGCACCGTCGTCGAGCGGCTCAACGCGACCGCCAACCGCCAGGGCGCGCTGACGGACTTCACGGCGAACGCCAATTTGGCGGGCGGCACGACGATTGCGCTTTCCGGTGCGCTCGAAGACATCGAAACGGGCTTCCGCGTGGCCTTGGCCGAACTGGCTTTGACGCAAGGCCAGACGGCCGCACGGCTTCTGCAACCCGCTGAAATCCTGGTCGAAGGCGAACGCTATACACTGGGCGACATCGTGCTCGATGTCGCCGGTGGCGAGATCCGTGCAAGCGGCACGGTCGCAGAAGAAATCAACCTCGATGTCGCAATCCGGGCCCTTCCGCTCGCGATCGCCAACACCGTCATGCCCGACCTCCAGGCGGCCGGCACGGTGAACGGCACGGCGCAGATCCGCGGCACGCGGGACGCACCGGACATCACGTTCGACGTCGAGGGCCGGGGCATCACCGCCGCGCCGGTGCGCGAACTCGGGCTCGGCACCATTTCGGTCGACGCTTCGGGCCGGTCGTCGGGCAATCGGGTGAATATCGATTCGCAGCTTGCGGCAGCGGGTGGCATCAACGTCGACGTATCCGGCTCCGCGCCGATCGGCGAAGGCCAGCTTGCGCTCGACGTGACCGTCAACGAACTGCCGCTGGCAACCATCGACGTGCTGGCCGGCAATCAGGGGCTCCAGGGCCGCGTTTCCGCCGATGCGCAGGTCACCGGAACGATCGCAGCTCCGGTCGTCGCATTCGATGTCACCGGCTCGGGCGTTTCGGCGAGCGTTCTGGCCAGCAACGGCATCACGCCGCTCGGCATCGCCGCAAACGGCCGCTTCGCCGGCCAGGCTGTTGCACTCTCGTCGGCAACCGTCACCAATGGTCAGGGCATCGACATCTCCGCGTCGGGCACGGTTCCGCTGAGCGGCAGCGGCCTCAATGTAAACGTGCAGGGCAGTGCTCCGCTCTCCATCGCCAATGTGGCGCTGGCCGAGCGCGGCACGCGTGTTGACGGGACAGTCGAATTGTCGGTGCGGGCAAGCGGCTCAATTGCCGATCCGCGCTTCGACGGCATGGTGTCCACCTCGAACGCCGCCGTGCTCGATCCCGATACGAACGTGCAGTTGCGCGGCATCAACGTCATGGCGTCGATCCAGGGGCAGCAGGTCACAATCAACACGTTCCAGGCAGGCCTTTCCACCGGCGGCACCATTACCGTCGGCGGTACCATTTCGCTCGATGCCGGGGCTGGTTTCCCGGCCAACATCAACATCGTGCTCGACCAGACGCGCTATGCCGACGGCGATTTCCTGATCGTGACTGCCTCGGGCAATCTTGCCGTCACCGGCGGTCTCATCCGCGATCCGCTGGTGTCCGGCACCGTCAACATCGACAATGCCGAGATTGGCATTCCGGAAGGCGGCGGCGGTGCCAATGGCCTGACGGATGTTCGACACATAGATCCACCGCCGGCCGTTGCGGCAACGCTCGATCGCGCCCGGCTGCGCCAGGACGGCGAAATGCCCGTGCCGACATCACGGCCGAGCGTTGTGCAGTTTGACATCCAGGTGAACGCCAATAACCAGATTTTCGTGCGCGGACGTGGTCTCGACGCGGAACTCGGCGGCAGCCTGCGCATCACCGGCCCGGCAACCAATGTGGAACCGGTCGGCGCGTTCGAACTGATCCGCGGTCGCCTGTCGATCCTCGGGCGGCGCATCGTGTTCGATGAAGGCAATGTCACGCTCATCGGCGATCTCGACCCGTTCGTGAACCTGACGGCCTCGTCGCAGTCCGGCGATACGACGGTCATCATCACCGTTTCGGGCCGGGCATCCGATATCCAGATCGACTTCTCATCGCAGCCGGAGCTGCCGGAAGATGAGGTAATCTCACGCCTGATCTTCGATCGAGGCATTTCGGAACTGTCAGCATTCCAGATCGCACAGCTCGCCGCCGCCGTTGCCGAACTTTCGGGTGGGCAGAACACGTCGCTGTTGGGTCAGTTGCGCCAATCGACCGGGCTCGACGACCTCGACGTCGTCACCGATGATGAAGGCAATGCCGCTCTCAGGGCCGGTCGTTATCTCCGCGACAACGTCTATCTGGGCATCCAGGCAGGTTCGGGCGATTCCAGCGAAGTCACCATCGATCTCGACATCACCGAGAACCTGAAGGCACGCGGCGCCGCGGGTGCCGATGGCGATACGAGCCTCGGCATTTTCTTCGAGCGGGATTACTGA
- a CDS encoding autotransporter assembly complex family protein yields the protein MRRRLGESASAIALAVLMAGTTGQAAAFELFGIRIFGSSEPAEADVIGDPQNYDATFEAGSAEGRVLDAVRGASRLWGDRDEPASGSAGLIGRAKSDYARMVAALYTEGHYGGSVSILVDGREAADLPVDTQLSDPAVVTITVDVGPQFAFGQTAVGNQAPPPTERGDEVALPSDEGLAPGEIARSGVVIRGERLATEAWRQQGFAKAEIADRTVTANHNSQTVDVAITVDPGQRAAYGQTRVEGAQRMDSDYIRYMTDLPEGQEYDPDDIERARQRLARLDVFQALTVREADEIARNGLLPMTVNVQERPLRRLGVGGTFSTVDGLGVETFWLHRNLFGKAERLRLDARVGGIGDTIDVEEFDYSLGATFTRPGVFTPDTNFVASLLGKREVLDVYTETSVAARMGFTHIFSDYLSGEIFAEAKYADFEDDLGERSFTTFGLPAKLTYDTRDNSADATEGYFLEVTAEPFYEFEFGNIAGRATVEGRAYYGLDAEDRFVLAGKLKIGSIVGADLFELPPDKLFLSGGGGSTRGYAYRGIGVVGPGGEVTGGRSLIEASGEIRTKVTESIGLVGFADVGYVGAESFPDFSEDLKIGVGIGLRYQTGLGPIRLDAAMPLDPGPDDPDFALYVGIGQAF from the coding sequence TTGCGTCGAAGACTGGGAGAGAGCGCATCAGCCATCGCGTTGGCGGTGCTGATGGCCGGAACGACGGGGCAGGCGGCTGCCTTCGAATTGTTCGGCATTCGGATTTTCGGAAGCAGCGAGCCGGCCGAAGCCGACGTGATCGGGGATCCTCAGAACTATGACGCGACGTTCGAAGCCGGATCAGCTGAAGGCCGCGTGCTTGACGCAGTGCGCGGCGCCTCCAGGCTCTGGGGTGATCGCGACGAGCCTGCCTCAGGCTCCGCAGGTCTGATCGGCCGCGCCAAGTCCGATTATGCCCGTATGGTGGCAGCACTTTACACCGAAGGCCATTACGGTGGTTCGGTGAGCATCTTGGTTGATGGCCGCGAGGCTGCCGATCTTCCCGTCGACACCCAGTTGTCCGATCCGGCCGTCGTGACCATCACGGTCGATGTCGGCCCTCAATTTGCATTCGGCCAAACGGCGGTCGGCAATCAGGCGCCCCCTCCGACCGAGCGCGGCGATGAAGTGGCTCTGCCGTCCGACGAGGGCCTTGCGCCCGGCGAAATCGCCCGCTCCGGCGTTGTCATTCGCGGCGAGCGATTGGCCACGGAGGCTTGGCGGCAGCAGGGCTTCGCCAAGGCCGAGATCGCCGATCGGACCGTGACGGCCAACCATAACTCGCAGACCGTGGATGTGGCGATCACCGTCGATCCCGGCCAGCGCGCCGCCTACGGCCAGACGCGGGTCGAAGGCGCCCAGCGCATGGATTCGGACTATATCCGCTACATGACCGATCTGCCCGAGGGGCAGGAATATGATCCCGATGACATCGAGCGGGCACGCCAGCGGCTGGCGCGGCTCGATGTGTTCCAGGCGCTGACCGTTCGCGAAGCCGACGAGATCGCCCGCAACGGCCTTTTGCCGATGACGGTGAACGTGCAGGAGCGCCCGCTCCGTCGTCTCGGGGTCGGCGGCACCTTTTCGACGGTGGACGGCTTGGGCGTCGAGACGTTCTGGCTGCACCGCAACCTCTTTGGCAAGGCCGAGCGCCTCAGGCTCGACGCGCGCGTCGGCGGCATCGGTGACACGATCGATGTTGAGGAATTCGACTATTCGCTCGGCGCGACCTTCACGCGGCCGGGCGTTTTCACGCCCGATACCAATTTCGTCGCCAGCCTCCTCGGCAAGCGCGAAGTGCTCGATGTCTACACCGAGACCTCCGTCGCGGCCAGGATGGGCTTCACACACATCTTCTCTGACTACCTGAGTGGCGAGATCTTCGCTGAAGCGAAATACGCCGATTTCGAAGACGATCTCGGCGAGCGCAGTTTCACCACGTTTGGTTTGCCGGCTAAGCTGACCTACGACACCCGCGACAATTCCGCTGACGCGACTGAAGGCTACTTCCTCGAAGTGACCGCCGAGCCGTTCTACGAATTCGAGTTCGGCAACATTGCCGGACGGGCGACGGTCGAGGGTCGGGCCTATTACGGCCTCGATGCCGAAGATCGTTTCGTGCTGGCAGGTAAGCTCAAGATCGGATCCATCGTCGGCGCCGACCTGTTTGAGCTTCCGCCGGACAAACTGTTTCTCTCGGGCGGCGGCGGCTCCACGCGCGGCTATGCTTATCGCGGCATCGGTGTCGTCGGACCGGGTGGTGAAGTCACCGGCGGCCGTTCGCTGATCGAGGCTTCGGGCGAAATTCGCACCAAGGTAACGGAATCGATTGGCCTCGTCGGCTTTGCCGATGTTGGCTATGTCGGCGCGGAATCTTTCCCGGATTTCTCCGAAGACCTGAAGATCGGCGTCGGCATCGGCCTTCGCTATCAGACGGGCCTCGGGCCCATCCGTCTCGATGCCGCTATGCCGCTCGATCCGGGGCCGGATGATCCGGACTTTGCCCTCTATGTCGGGATAGGACAGGCATTTTGA
- a CDS encoding transglutaminase family protein, whose translation MLVRVGFEIGISCSQPTPMTMHLAIHPERRRDIVGETGLTASKDVRFSSYRDIYGNDCRRCLVPEGGIEIRYDAVVEDSGEPDAYEPSAQQVPVDRLPAEALAFLLPSRYCETEHLSDFAWRRFGSIEPGWARVQAVCDYVHERLTFSYGYARATRTACQANDERVGVCRDFAHLAVVLCRCLNIPARYVNGFMGDIGVPIDPAPMDFNAWFEVYLGDRWYTFDARHNQRRIGRIAVAKGRDAADIPLFHTFGPHRLEMFNVWTYEAKTKIARPEAIQQKHSLLEPWHSPFWARHSRSHASLSTSLTER comes from the coding sequence ATGCTGGTACGTGTTGGTTTTGAGATCGGAATTTCCTGCAGCCAGCCGACGCCGATGACGATGCATCTCGCGATCCATCCCGAGCGTCGTCGCGATATTGTTGGCGAGACGGGGCTGACCGCGTCGAAGGACGTGCGTTTTTCATCCTATCGCGACATTTACGGCAATGATTGCCGCCGCTGTCTCGTTCCTGAGGGCGGCATCGAGATACGCTATGACGCCGTTGTGGAAGACAGCGGCGAGCCGGACGCCTACGAGCCATCTGCTCAGCAGGTGCCGGTCGACCGTCTGCCCGCCGAGGCATTGGCCTTCCTGCTGCCCAGCCGGTACTGTGAAACAGAGCATCTATCAGACTTTGCATGGCGCCGTTTCGGCTCGATCGAACCCGGTTGGGCGCGGGTCCAGGCGGTCTGCGACTATGTGCATGAGCGCCTGACGTTCTCTTATGGCTACGCTCGCGCAACCCGCACGGCCTGCCAGGCCAACGATGAACGCGTCGGCGTGTGCCGTGACTTCGCCCATCTGGCTGTCGTTTTATGCCGGTGCCTGAATATCCCCGCGCGCTACGTCAACGGCTTTATGGGCGACATCGGCGTTCCGATCGATCCGGCGCCGATGGATTTCAACGCCTGGTTCGAGGTCTATTTGGGAGATCGCTGGTACACGTTCGACGCGCGTCACAACCAGCGCCGTATTGGGCGAATCGCCGTGGCGAAGGGACGGGATGCGGCCGATATCCCGCTGTTCCATACGTTTGGTCCCCACCGGCTGGAGATGTTCAACGTCTGGACTTATGAGGCGAAAACCAAAATCGCCCGCCCGGAAGCAATTCAGCAAAAGCATTCTTTGCTCGAACCATGGCATAGCCCGTTTTGGGCGCGTCATTCCCGTTCTCACGCATCGTTGTCGACGAGTTTAACAGAGCGGTAA
- a CDS encoding universal stress protein: MKTLLVPVPEQPSASVFECAVSFAHVFGSLVEGMALAPDLSRTIAAEFPIDPHYIDPDNRRDMVTTARRRFEQHMQDAQLPRCADKTVGPCYRWAMDELGEDGRVASYARLFDLVVLARPEQRRDGSRIATVETILFESGRPVLLVPPAIPKDIGRRVVIAWNGSLETARAIAFAMPILMQAESTIVLQLEGWEVDGPRASDQVEFLKRHGVNAELASRPLVSGPGESIMKQAHDLGADLIIKGAYTQSRLRQMIFGGATSHLLAHTDLPMFIAH, from the coding sequence ATGAAGACGCTGTTGGTTCCGGTTCCCGAACAGCCAAGCGCGTCCGTCTTCGAATGCGCTGTCTCTTTCGCGCATGTGTTCGGCAGCCTTGTGGAAGGCATGGCGCTGGCGCCAGATCTGTCACGCACGATCGCGGCGGAGTTTCCCATCGATCCTCACTACATCGATCCGGACAACCGACGGGACATGGTGACGACGGCAAGGCGCCGGTTCGAGCAACATATGCAAGATGCCCAGCTGCCGCGCTGCGCCGATAAGACGGTCGGGCCCTGCTATCGCTGGGCGATGGACGAGCTCGGCGAGGACGGGCGCGTGGCAAGCTATGCGCGCCTGTTCGACCTCGTGGTGCTGGCTCGCCCCGAGCAGCGCCGTGATGGTAGCCGCATCGCCACAGTGGAGACGATCCTGTTCGAAAGCGGCAGGCCCGTGCTGCTTGTTCCCCCAGCAATCCCCAAGGACATAGGCCGCAGGGTGGTGATCGCCTGGAATGGCAGCCTTGAAACCGCCCGCGCCATTGCTTTTGCCATGCCGATCCTGATGCAGGCGGAAAGCACTATCGTCTTGCAACTCGAAGGCTGGGAAGTCGACGGTCCTCGCGCTTCTGACCAGGTCGAGTTTCTGAAGCGGCACGGCGTGAATGCGGAGCTTGCCTCGCGTCCGCTCGTTTCAGGGCCGGGAGAATCGATCATGAAGCAGGCGCACGATCTTGGTGCCGACCTCATCATCAAGGGCGCCTACACGCAAAGCCGCCTGCGGCAGATGATTTTCGGTGGCGCGACGAGCCACCTGCTCGCTCACACCGACTTGCCGATGTTCATCGCTCACTGA
- a CDS encoding ATPase inhibitor subunit zeta, which produces MSLFDDRERAFELKYVHDLEAAFRMRVIAMRDMARWAADRLGMIGADAEAYVSTHAHAVLMRDGSGLLLQRLAADLKARHLDVSERELANVYDGFCASALMRMQTLPDASEAGMVIRKH; this is translated from the coding sequence ATGTCCCTTTTCGACGACCGCGAACGGGCCTTCGAATTGAAATACGTCCACGATCTCGAAGCGGCATTCCGCATGCGCGTCATCGCCATGCGCGACATGGCGCGGTGGGCAGCCGACCGGTTGGGCATGATCGGCGCCGATGCCGAAGCCTATGTCTCGACGCATGCGCATGCCGTTCTCATGCGCGATGGATCCGGCCTTCTTCTGCAGCGGCTGGCGGCCGATCTGAAGGCCCGACACCTTGACGTGTCCGAGCGGGAACTGGCGAACGTCTACGACGGGTTCTGCGCATCCGCACTGATGCGCATGCAGACATTGCCCGATGCAAGCGAAGCGGGCATGGTTATACGCAAGCATTGA